The Lemur catta isolate mLemCat1 chromosome 17, mLemCat1.pri, whole genome shotgun sequence genome segment gttgtcaaaagctggtaacagactggcGTACTGGACCCCcctaaactctcaccaaccagcccgGTGGGGTAGTGGTgccagtgggggggggggacagttaaaactaaatcatgagcgttaacagctgtcaatttagccctcagggcttactaatgttctaatcaTGCCGGTCAAtttgggaggattatttcattgaaacttattttattctttggtattttaaatacgttCATTAAGAacgacaaacaaacaaacaaacaaaaaatggctCGAGAGGGCCAGGAACTGGGGAAATATAGGCACAGGGTATGTGTGTCTCTGCAGGATGACGGGGCCCCGAGGCTCCTCACATTCTCAAGGGGTCCTGTGATTCCACAAAAGGCTGGTCCACTCAATAAACTCCTGTCTCCAGCGCTGGGTGGGAGCTGGGACGCGGTGGGGACGCATgggtgcatggatggatggatggagaagCTGGGACGCCGCGCCCACACGAGGGAATTTCCTTTGAAAGAGAGTGAAACTCTGAGTTGGAAACCCCTTTTCCTAGAAATGCCTCCCCGCACCCAACGTGACCTTCCCGTTttctggggtggtggtggtggggggactTCCTGAGACCATTCTGTCCACGGTGGAAACGCTTTCGGTTCTGCCAGGATTCCCGGAGCAGGCGGGGGTAGGGCGGAGCGGGAGAGAACCGTAGGGGGGTCCCTATGGCGCCCCCCCCCAGCACCCATGGGgacctctttctcctccctccgcCCCCCTGGAAGCAGGCTGGCTCCTGGCCCGCCTCAGCTTGGCCTTTGTGAGTCCTGGGGGCAAGGAGGAAGGGCTCCTTCTGGGACCCCGCCTCCTCCCCTATTGAGCAAAGCGCGTCCCTAAACTCCCGGAGGGAATTAGAGTCCTGGGAATGTCCTGGGGAAATCCCTGCGCTGTGACTTGTAAGGGGCTCCGCCCCCCCGCAGGCGGACTGCGATTGGTCCACCACGACCCCGCCCCTTTCTTGGGCGCggccagggctgggacaggggaGTTACTAGCGGCCCCGCCCGGGCGCCCAGTCCCCTACCGCCTGGGTCTCACCTCGCCATGGTTCGTCTGCGTCTGCAGTGTGTCCTCTGGGGCTGCTTGCTGACCGCCGTGAGTTGTTACTGCCCCGACCCGACAGGTTGAGAGTGGGGAATGAGAAggaatgagaaggaaagagaagcaagACTTCGGGGAGGAGACCTTCCTAGCTGGTTTTGGGGGAACAGAAGGGTGGATGGAGGCTGGGCAAAGTACCCTGGTTCCTGGCTAAATGAGGTGGGctgcctctcccttctccctggttGGGGTCCTAGGTAGCCCATAGAGGCTGCTTAGGTAAGGCACGGCTGGCACACACGTGCCTAGGCGGTGTGGATGGGTTTGGGTTAAGAGAGCCTCAGAGGCTGCCCACACAGAGACGGGTAGGGGTTTGGGGAGAAGCGGGGAGTGAGGCGGGCCAAGGGAAGGGGTGGGTCTGGCCCGTTTCCTGTCCCTTTCCCGTTGTGGACAAATGCCAGCCTCTGTGAGTGATTATCATCTTCTTGCCAGCTGGGGCTACCTTCTTCCAGGGCATCTTGTGGGAACAAGGGGTGGCAGCAGAGTCCCAGGTACTGTTTTGAGAAGGCAAGGAGCTTTTAACAACCCCTTCCCATTAGAGGAATTCCCAAGGCTGTGTCTTTGTGCCCTGAATTTAAGATGACATGGGGGCCCGGGGAGAGAAGAAGAGTTCAAGAAAGGGATGGGAGACCAGCAGGGGTTTCTCCAGGCACGAGAGGGCTGAGACTCAACCAAGCGTATCTCCGGGATTTTCAGAAGCGCACACTTGACTCAATTTTTgttgaaatgtatttttgtagttcctcattctggaggctgggaatccCCCAAGTACCTGGCCCTCTCGATCCAGCCCCTCTGGCCTCCCCCTACTTTCAGGGGCTGTAGATTCTGGCATGAGGTCTGGGCAGGAATGAGCCGTGGCGTGGGGGTTGGCAGCTAGGGAAGAGAGGGAGTGGGGAAGCTGCTTTGGTCCCAGAGCTTTCATTTTCACTCTAAGCAGTGGCTTTTAGGGAGAAAGTAGGCAGGGAGAAAGTGGAGCtagagagagggaaagacagcCCTTgtgggaggatggaggaagaGCCAGAGGAGGTAGAATGAAGTGTGGTCTTCTCAAGAATAGGGTCTGCCTTCATAACTCCCCATTTTGGCTGCCAGTAGAGGCTGGGCTGTGACAACAACAGTAGCAGGGGCTACTTATTGAGGGCTACCCATGTGTCAGACTTTGAGCAAGACACTACATGCATTCTTGGTCTGatttctccccactcccccattatacagatgtgcaaactgaggctcaaaaagagGCATTGTCTTCCCAAGGTTCTCATAGCTAGGTAACGGTGGGACCTGGATATGAATCTACATCTGCCAGATTCCTGAGCCTGCCTCTCAGAGGATGAGAGTCTCTGAGCCCTAGTCCTGAGCTCTTTGTGGCAGAACCAGAGCTTTGGGGAGGGAGACTGACGGACTTTAAGAGGAGGAGCTGCACTTATCACGTGTTTGAAGACAGTATCAGGGACTTTCAATGATCTGGGAGCATAATGGGAATGTCCATGTTCACAGGGTGGTGCCTTGTGATGTGCTGGTGGGGGCAGTAGCCTTTTCTACTTCCTTCCTCATTTAGGTTAAGACACAGTTCTGTAAATAATTTGTTCAGATACTCAGGTTGAGTGACAGCTACCAGTTGGGTAGGATCCTGGACAGCCAGCCAGTGAGCCAGGGTGCTGGGCATCCAAGCAGCTACATATGTATGATGAGTAGAACTGCCATTTAATGAGCATCTCctatgttccagacactgtgctaggccatatacagatatttatattcttttccattttcacagCCTAACCTGCAGGACAGATGTTAGTACTCGCATTTTagagttgaggaaactgaagctaagAGAAGCAACATAACTAGTGTTACAAAGTCAAGACTAGAGCCTAAAGCTGTCTGACTCTCAAAACTGTGCTCTTTTCCAGGGCTGTTCTCAAAGTGTGGGATGATTTTAGGGAGCACATGCATAGAGAACTAAATGCAGACTCACTatacagttcttttaaaaatccttcccaTTTTTTTCAAGGAGGAAGTCTCTGGAGGTAGACTCTAGTTAATGCCTCTCAAAGTCTTGCTAATcctccttttaaaacaaaaatcaagagcCGGTCTGGGGTGGACGGCCCTCAGCAAGCAAAGCAACCAGCTGGGGTTTAATAACATTGCTTTGTttgctttgaatttatttttaaggttacCTTTTATTTCTGAGAGCTTACACTGTTCTTCTCTCATGGCAATGAAATAAGgtttatattgaaaataaatgtatttaaattaacAAGTAGTAATTGACAGCATGGGTGGTACCCAGATGTAGTAAAAGTGGTGTAGGTGAAACACAAGTTGATGGAGAGAAGGACCTGAGTTCTCATTCAGAAATTGTCACCATGAGACTCTGGGCAAGCGACCCCGCCTCTCTAGTGGTCAGTCTCGCCATCTGGAAAATGAAAGAGTGGGTGTTGACCCTTCCAGCTTCACAATCCTAGCAATGTGTGAGGGAGGGGCTGGATGAGCAGATGATGAGGAGCTGGAGGGAGAAAATGGGCTTggagtggggaaggaagaggagcagaAGAATGGGAGGAAGAGGCCGAGTGCTAAATATAGCCCCATGCAGGACTGGGAGCAGCTGAAGCCAGCCAGCCTCAGGATGCCAGGGGAGGCGCTGGAGTCCTCATGTCCTGCTGGGAATTTGGGAAGAGGAAGAGTTGGGAGTCCAACCAAAAGGCAGATCTGTTCAGTTGAGAGAATGTTGTGAGTTCCAGCACCATTGCTTTGTAAAATGCCAGAATGATTCTCTGGGCGTGTTTGTAATCAGCTCAGCTGGCAGtttagttaaaaacaaacaccaagtCAGATGCAGGCTCTGTTTTCTGCTTTGGACTTCCACTTCGGCTGCAGCCTCTGTCCTTGCCGACTGTCACTTTTCTGCCAAGGAGGCCACATCAGAGATTTCAAGCTCTCTTCAAATTGCACAATTCTGTTTTTAGGTCCACCCAGAACTACACACTGAATGCAGAGGACAAAAATACCTACTAAACAGTCAGTGCTGTTCTTTGTGCCGACCAGGTGAGATGCCAGCCCTCTAGCCCTGCAGTGGGACCCCTCTTGGTTTGCTAGCAGATGCAGACCCATGTATTACCTGTAAACTGGAGTCTCAAATGACTCGTTTCGCATCCCTGCCTTGTTGTCAGAATGTTCTGGGTTCCCTCTCTACCCAGGTAAACCTCTGTCTACCCTAGATTAGAGTTCCTGTCTCTTCCGTCTTTCCCACCATACTGTGAAAGGTCCAAGACTTTCATCTTTGAATCCCCCACTCTAAAGCCTGGCCTGATCATTTTGTGATTCGTGTCTGGCTCATTGAATTAGCCAGAGCTGCCTCACTTCCTGATGTTTTCCAGGAGAGAAACTGGTGGATGAGTGCACAGATGGCATCGACACAAAATGCCGGCCTTGCGGTGACGGCGAATTCCTAGACACCTGGAACAGAGAGAAATACTGCTACCAGCACAAACACTGCGACCACAGTGCGTGGGCTGCTGGGAAGGGGACACTTGGGAGCCAGGCTCATATTCCAGCCGATGTTGCTGACAGTGCAGCCATTCTGATTTTGGGTAGCCAGGGTCTGTTCTGATTGGTTGGAGTCTGGGTTGTACTGGCCGTTAGGTGTTAATAACTTGACTGCCATCTCTACTTGGAAGAGGGCCTAAGGGAAAAAGCAAGGAGGGTGGGGAGCGGGGCTCTGAGTGTGGCCCAGCATGGAGTTCCCATCCTTCTGGCCTGTCTGCTCAGACCTAGGGCTCCGGGTGCAGAGGCAGGGCACCTCGGAAACAGACACCACCTGCGCCTGTCAAGAAGGCCTACACTGCACCAGCGAGGCCTGCGACAGTTGCGCCCCCCACAGCTCGTGCTCCCCTGGCTTTGGCGTCAAGCGGATCGGTAAGTGGCCTGTCCAGGAATCAGCTCTAGACACAAGACAGACAGGCCGAGGGTCAAaggtgaggggctgggcagggggcacTTAGCCCCAGGGGCAGAGGAAGTGAGACTCCAGCCTACATCGGCATCCCTGCTACAGTGAGCAGGAAAGGGGACCTTGTCCATGCCCCTGCCCGCCGTGGGTATCTGCCTTTGGGGGCCGTCGGAAGAAATCTGAGGGCTGCAGTCGTCTGGGAAGGAGTGCTCAGGGCAGGAGCTCTTCCTGTCCTGCTTGTCCACTGGCTCCCTTGAGAGCCAGACAAGTGTCCACTGTGATGGTCAACATTCCCCTCCCCACCTGTTCCAGGTACAGGCATTTCTGACACTGTCTGCGAACCCTGTGCAGTCGGCTTCTTCTCCAATGTGTCATCTGCTTTCGAAGAGTGTCACCGCTGGACAAGGTATAAGGACTCATCCCTTGTACTTCCTGCCCCAGCAGTGGCATGGACCTGCCTCCACTCTGTCCAGCCACTCCATGGGGCAGTCTCTGCTCCCCCAAGtccacacacacgtgtacacttGTGAAACATCTACAGAGTGGCCAGATGGGCACATTTCAGCATTTTTCTTGCCTGCTGTCTCTTAGTGGTCATAGATACTGCTGAGCTCTCAATCTTCATGAGGCTGTCTCATCTTGGGGGTGTCGGGACACACCTCTTCATTCTCCTTCTGCTCCTCCTTggtctttctcctctttcctgttCCTTACCTGGTTTTCTAGGGCTTTGTTCAGACTCTCCTGTCTAATGCCTTTGCCAGCCTCTCCTGTGGCGTCTCACCCACACCCATGGCTTCTACTCCCATCTCTCTCCCATGGCTCCCAATCAGTGTCTCCTGTCTAGATCTGCCTC includes the following:
- the CD40 gene encoding tumor necrosis factor receptor superfamily member 5 isoform X2, with protein sequence MVRLRLQCVLWGCLLTAVHPELHTECRGQKYLLNSQCCSLCRPGEKLVDECTDGIDTKCRPCGDGEFLDTWNREKYCYQHKHCDHNLGLRVQRQGTSETDTTCACQEGLHCTSEACDSCAPHSSCSPGFGVKRIGTGISDTVCEPCAVGFFSNVSSAFEECHRWTRCETQNLIELQTGTDKADTVCGHWERPRAWVLIPITLGILCAIVLLVTVYIRKVVKKPKVKDPQETFYIDDHAGPNPAAPVQETLHGCQPVTQEDGKESRISVQERQ
- the CD40 gene encoding tumor necrosis factor receptor superfamily member 5 isoform X1, whose product is MVRLRLQCVLWGCLLTAVHPELHTECRGQKYLLNSQCCSLCRPGEKLVDECTDGIDTKCRPCGDGEFLDTWNREKYCYQHKHCDHNLGLRVQRQGTSETDTTCACQEGLHCTSEACDSCAPHSSCSPGFGVKRIGTGISDTVCEPCAVGFFSNVSSAFEECHRWTRCETQNLIELQTGTDKADTVCGHWERPRAWVLIPITLGILCAIVLLVTVYIRKVVKKPKVKALHPEAVLQDPQETFYIDDHAGPNPAAPVQETLHGCQPVTQEDGKESRISVQERQ